A single window of Candoia aspera isolate rCanAsp1 chromosome 3, rCanAsp1.hap2, whole genome shotgun sequence DNA harbors:
- the CTHRC1 gene encoding collagen triple helix repeat-containing protein 1 yields MQLSATAAAPRPPAALPAALLLSLLLLAAASPSGTTTETQKGKQKALRQREVVDVYNGMCMQGPTGVPGRDGTPGINGVPGTPGIPGRDGIKGEKGECMRESFEESWTPNYKQCSWSALNYGIDLGKIAECTFTKMRTNSALRVLFSGSLRLKCRNACCQRWYFTFNGAECSGPLPIEAIIYLDQGSPELNSTINIHRTSSVEGLCEGINAGLVDVAVWVGTCSDYPRGDASTGWNSVSRIIIEELPK; encoded by the exons ATGCAGCTCTCCGCCACCGCTGCCGCGCCGCGCCCCCCAGCCGCGCTCCCCGCCGCGCTGCTGCTTTCGCTCCTTCTGCTGGCGGCCGCTTCGCCGTCCGGGACTACGACGGAGACGCAGAAAGGGAAACAAAAGGCGCTTCGTCAGCGGGAGGTGGTGGACGTG TATAATGGGATGTGTATGCAAGGACCTACTGGTGTTCCTGGAAGGGATGGAACCCCTGGAATCAATGGAGTCCCTGGAACTCCGGGTATCCCTGGCAGAGATGGGATTAAAGGAGAAAAGGGAGAATGTATGCGGGAAAGCTTTGAGGAATCCTGGACACCTAACTATAAGCAGTGTTCCTGGAGCGCCTTGAACTATGGCATAGACCTTGGAAAAATCGCA GAATGTACATTCACCAAGATGCGCACCAACAGTGCTTTAAGAGTCCTTTTCAGTGGATCACTTCGACTTAAATGCAGAAACGCCTGTTGTCAGCGCTGGTATTTTACTTTTAATGGGGCTGAATGCTCTGGACCACTTCCTATTGAAGCTATAATTTATTTAGATCAAGGAAGTCCAGAATTAAATTCTACTATTAATATACACCGCACTTCTTCAG tGGAAGGATTATGTGAAGGAATCAATGCTGGATTGGTGGATGTTGCTGTTTGGGTTGGTACTTGCTCAGATTACCCAAGAGGAGATGCATCAACAGGATGGAACTCGGTGTCTCGCATAATTATAGAGGAACTGCCAAAATAG
- the SLC25A32 gene encoding solute carrier family 25 member 32, with the protein MSSAAVPGVQSTLAGSASSPSATSAPTAKPLFRHVHYENLLAGLSGGVVSTLVLHPLDLVKIRFAVNDGLELRPKYNGIFHCLSTIWKQEGLRGLYQGVTPNVWGAGASWGLYFFFYNAIKAYKTEDKLESLGAAEHLVSAAEAGAMTLCITNPIWVTKTRLVLQYEAGADLSKKQYKGMFDALIKIYKYEGIRGLYKGFVPGLFGTSHGALQFMAYEELKSRYNKFKNRPSNMKLNTLEYITMAALSKIFAVTATYPYQVVRARLQDQHNRYSGVLNVIHRTWRKEGVHGFYKGIMPNVIRVTPACCITFVVYEKVSHLLLGLNNN; encoded by the exons ATGAGTTCCGCTGCCGTTCCAGGCGTCCAAAGTACGCTGGCGGGCTCTGCTTCTTCCCCCTCGGCTACTTCGGCCCCGACGGCAAAGCCCCTCTTCAGACACGTGCACTACGAGAACCTGCTCGCCGGACTGAGCGGCGGCGTCGTGTCCACGCTGGTCCTGCACCCGCTGGACTTGGTCAAGATCCGCTTCGCAG TGAATGATGGCTTGGAGCTGAGACCAAAATACAATGGTATCTTTCATTGTTTGTCAACCATCTGGAAACAAGAAGGATTACGTGGTCTGTACCAAGGAGTGACTCCAAATGTTTGGGGGGCAGGTGCCTCTTGGGGtctgtattttttctt ctacaatgcaatcaaagccTACAAGACAGAGGATAAGCTGGAAAGCCTTGGAGCAGCTGAACACCTAGTGTCAGCAGCTGAAGCTG GAGCAATGACTTTGTGTATTACAAACCCAATATGGGTAACCAAGACTCGGCTTGTGTTACAATATGAAGCTGGTGCAGACTTGTCAAAGAAGCAGTACAAAGGAATGTTTGACGCtcttattaaaatatacaaatatgaaGGCATACGTGGGCTATATAAG GGATTTGTACCAGGTCTGTTTGGAACATCACATGGAGCCCTTCAGTTTATGGCTTATGAAGAATTAAAATCCcgatataataaatttaaaaacagaCCATCAAATATGAAACTG aacaCTTTAGAATATATTACCATGGCAGCATTATCCAAAATATTTGCAGTCACAGCAACATACCCCTATCAGGTTGTGAGGGCACGCCTCCAGGATCAGCACAACAGATACTCTGGAGTACTCAATGTCATCCATAGGACGTGGAG GAAAGAAGGAGTTCATGGATTTTACAAAGGAATTATGCCCAATGTAATTAGAGTCACTCCTGCATGTTGTATCACATTTGTAGTATATGAGAAAGTATCCCATTTGTTACTTGGACTTAATAATAACTGA